One Gloeobacter morelensis MG652769 DNA window includes the following coding sequences:
- a CDS encoding NAD(P)H-quinone oxidoreductase subunit N, whose product MPLLNLVPDNGNRFVADVEKHSSIALWAPPEGGIEGNYQRRLRGIGYRTQILTAKGLGDISRFLLESHGVRPAHLGKKDKRVFTLPPELAIYMDTLPASAKGFVLWIIEGKVLSLFELESLVGLPAAVPKLKVIVEVGSDYNIRWMPLEQAVSKMAEGR is encoded by the coding sequence ATGCCTCTGCTCAACCTGGTGCCCGACAACGGCAACCGCTTTGTGGCGGATGTCGAGAAGCATAGTTCCATCGCCCTCTGGGCGCCCCCCGAGGGCGGCATCGAAGGCAACTACCAGCGCCGGTTGCGGGGAATCGGCTATCGCACGCAGATCCTCACCGCCAAGGGGTTGGGGGATATCTCGCGTTTTTTGCTCGAGAGCCACGGCGTCCGCCCGGCCCATCTGGGCAAAAAGGACAAGCGCGTATTTACTTTACCGCCGGAACTGGCGATCTACATGGACACGCTGCCGGCGAGCGCCAAAGGTTTCGTGCTCTGGATCATCGAAGGCAAAGTGCTCTCGCTTTTTGAGCTGGAGTCTCTGGTCGGGCTGCCGGCGGCGGTCCCAAAACTCAAGGTGATCGTCGAGGTGGGCAGCGACTACAACATCCGCTGGATGCCGCTGGAGCAGGCGGTGTCCAAGATGGCGGAGGGGCGTTAG